In Eriocheir sinensis breed Jianghai 21 chromosome 12, ASM2467909v1, whole genome shotgun sequence, the following proteins share a genomic window:
- the LOC126997497 gene encoding glucoside xylosyltransferase 1-like isoform X1: MKSFVSKAWRLTAAYLRRIRVSLGNAYPLVALIYLGVLALMLSHAGPARRGRASSIYQHDNSTYGQDEANTEVVFFIILCEGVAQNAQGGKEASAITRQLRQAAVMLKSAAALTSTSLRFLVVADSEDLYHRFTELTSEWPSDYKRRVAFEWHTVWYPSDREAMRLMFRVCATERLFLPQMFPSLDAAIYIDTDLIFMRPPEDLWMEFKKFDEIQVAAMAPCLYHYDTHRNKVPHYGNTGLNAGVMHMNLTRMKKFPGGGWTAANLKAFDTFKKRIKLADQDILNILFHKYPGHLYELGCEWNYRVFQCSAGNKCPAAYDSGISILHGNAMAFISGNAMKLQTVFEVWEQHRLGEPLSLMLSQMEEKLKFVSSHGLPSKCARTAHIDDILTKELKKHVF; encoded by the exons ATGAAAAGCTTTGTATCGAAGGCATGGCGTTTGACAGCAGCGTATCTCCGGAGG ATCCGTGTGAGTCTCGGCAATGCATACCCGCTGGTCGCCCTTATTTACCTGGGCGTGCTGGCGCTGATGCTGAGCCACGCGGGGCCGGCGCGGCGCGGCAGGGCGTCCTCCATTTACCAGCACGACAACA GTACCTACGGCCAAGATGAAGCAAATACAGAAGTTgtgttcttcattattctttgtgAAG GAGTTGCCCAGAATGCTCAGGGTGGCAAGGAGGCTTCAGCCATCACTCGGCAGCTGCGCCAGGCGGCCGTCATGCTCAAGTCTGCTGCTGCCCTCACCTCGACCTCCCTGAG GTTCCTGGTGGTGGCTGACTCGGAGGACCTGTACCACCGCTTCACTGAGCTGACTTCAGAATGGCCGTCAGATTACAAGAGGCGCGTTGCCTTTGAGTGGCATACAGTGTGGTATCCAAGTGACAGGGAGGCGATGCGGTTAATGTTTCGAGTTTGTGCCACAGAGAGACTCTTCCTCCCTCAAATGTTTCCTTCCCTTGATGCTGCAATATATATTGACACTGACTTAATATTCATGAGACCTCCAGAAGATCTGTGGATGGAATTTAAAAAGTTTGATGAGATCCAGGTTGCAGCTATGGCTCCTTGTCTTTACCACTATGACACGCATAGAAACAAG GTTCCTCATTATGGCAATACTGGACTCAATGCTGGTGTGATGCACATGAACCTAACACGCATGAAGAAGTTCCCAGGGGGAGGATGGACTGCTGCCAACCTGAAGGCTTttgacacattcaagaagaggatAAAATTGGCTGACCAagacatcctcaacatcctcttcCACAAG TATCCTGGCCATCTGTATGAGCTGGGTTGTGAGTGGAACTACAGAGTATTTCAGTGCTCAGCAGGCAACAAGTGTCCTGCTGCTTATGATTCAGGGATCTCCATTCTTCATGGCAATGCAATGGCCTTTATCAGTGGCAATGCAATGAAGCTGCAG ACTGTGTTCGAGGTGTGGGAGCAGCACCGCCTGGGGGAGCCACTGAGCCTTATGTTGTCTCAGATGGAGGAGAAGCTGAAGTTTGTGTCCTCTCATGGCCTTCCTTCAAAATGTGCTCGGACGGCTCACATTGACGACATACTGACCAAAGAACTGAAAAAGCATGTATTCTGA
- the LOC126997497 gene encoding glucoside xylosyltransferase 1-like isoform X2, with protein sequence MIRVSLGNAYPLVALIYLGVLALMLSHAGPARRGRASSIYQHDNSTYGQDEANTEVVFFIILCEGVAQNAQGGKEASAITRQLRQAAVMLKSAAALTSTSLRFLVVADSEDLYHRFTELTSEWPSDYKRRVAFEWHTVWYPSDREAMRLMFRVCATERLFLPQMFPSLDAAIYIDTDLIFMRPPEDLWMEFKKFDEIQVAAMAPCLYHYDTHRNKVPHYGNTGLNAGVMHMNLTRMKKFPGGGWTAANLKAFDTFKKRIKLADQDILNILFHKYPGHLYELGCEWNYRVFQCSAGNKCPAAYDSGISILHGNAMAFISGNAMKLQTVFEVWEQHRLGEPLSLMLSQMEEKLKFVSSHGLPSKCARTAHIDDILTKELKKHVF encoded by the exons ATG ATCCGTGTGAGTCTCGGCAATGCATACCCGCTGGTCGCCCTTATTTACCTGGGCGTGCTGGCGCTGATGCTGAGCCACGCGGGGCCGGCGCGGCGCGGCAGGGCGTCCTCCATTTACCAGCACGACAACA GTACCTACGGCCAAGATGAAGCAAATACAGAAGTTgtgttcttcattattctttgtgAAG GAGTTGCCCAGAATGCTCAGGGTGGCAAGGAGGCTTCAGCCATCACTCGGCAGCTGCGCCAGGCGGCCGTCATGCTCAAGTCTGCTGCTGCCCTCACCTCGACCTCCCTGAG GTTCCTGGTGGTGGCTGACTCGGAGGACCTGTACCACCGCTTCACTGAGCTGACTTCAGAATGGCCGTCAGATTACAAGAGGCGCGTTGCCTTTGAGTGGCATACAGTGTGGTATCCAAGTGACAGGGAGGCGATGCGGTTAATGTTTCGAGTTTGTGCCACAGAGAGACTCTTCCTCCCTCAAATGTTTCCTTCCCTTGATGCTGCAATATATATTGACACTGACTTAATATTCATGAGACCTCCAGAAGATCTGTGGATGGAATTTAAAAAGTTTGATGAGATCCAGGTTGCAGCTATGGCTCCTTGTCTTTACCACTATGACACGCATAGAAACAAG GTTCCTCATTATGGCAATACTGGACTCAATGCTGGTGTGATGCACATGAACCTAACACGCATGAAGAAGTTCCCAGGGGGAGGATGGACTGCTGCCAACCTGAAGGCTTttgacacattcaagaagaggatAAAATTGGCTGACCAagacatcctcaacatcctcttcCACAAG TATCCTGGCCATCTGTATGAGCTGGGTTGTGAGTGGAACTACAGAGTATTTCAGTGCTCAGCAGGCAACAAGTGTCCTGCTGCTTATGATTCAGGGATCTCCATTCTTCATGGCAATGCAATGGCCTTTATCAGTGGCAATGCAATGAAGCTGCAG ACTGTGTTCGAGGTGTGGGAGCAGCACCGCCTGGGGGAGCCACTGAGCCTTATGTTGTCTCAGATGGAGGAGAAGCTGAAGTTTGTGTCCTCTCATGGCCTTCCTTCAAAATGTGCTCGGACGGCTCACATTGACGACATACTGACCAAAGAACTGAAAAAGCATGTATTCTGA